In Granulicella mallensis MP5ACTX8, the sequence GCAAGTGCAAGCACTCGGGCTGGATCGAGCTGCTGGGCTGCGGCATGGTGGACCCTGCGGTATTCGAGGCAGTAAATAAGCGCCGCATCGAACTGGGCCGCGACCCGGTCTATGACACGCGCCGCATCAGCGGCTTCGCCTTTGGCATGGGCGTCGACCGCATCGCCATGATGAAGTACGGCATCTCAGACATCGGTCTCCTGTACTCCGGAGACATGCGCTTTTTGGAGCAGTTCGCTTGAGAGCGAGTCAGCGAGTCAGCGAGTCAGCAAGTCAGCGAAGGACACGGCACTTCAGAGACTTGATTGCCTGGCAGAAGGCAATGAGCCTGGCGAAGAATGTCTATACGCTGACCGCAGTCTTTCCGGACTCTGAACGATACGGCCTCATCTCTCAGATGAGACGAGCTGCTGTCTCAGTGCCAAGTAATATCGCGGAAGGCCACGGGCGTTTGACAGATCGCAGTTTTCGACTCTTCCTCGCGCAGGCGCGTGGGTCCTTGTTTGAATTAGAGACACAGTTGGAACTCGCAATCGATTTGAAGTTTTGTGTTCGGGAAGTGGCCGCCGCCCTGCTTGCAGACTGCAATGAAGTGGCACGCATTATCAATGGGCTACTGAAAACACTGGAGGAAGAAAACGGCGCAGCCGCAAACAGCTGACTTGCTGACTTGCTGACTCGCTGACTCGCTATTTATGAATATCCTGACGAAGTGGTTGCGGTCCTATCTTCCTGAACTGCCTGTTGACGACAGGCAGCTCGCTGAAGACCTTACGCTACGCGGTATTGCTGTTGAAGGTGAGTTCGACGCCTCTTGTGGCGGTGCGCGCTACGAGATGGACATCACGACCAACCGTGTCGATGCGATGAACCATTACGGCGTCGCACGCGAAGCTGCGGCAATCTACGATGTGGCGCTTGCACCGCTGAATGAAGGAACTGCCGCCCCCATCGTTGAAACCGTTGCAGGTGAAGGTTTCCCGGTACGTATCGAGGCGCGCGACCTATGCGGACGCTTTACCGCTCGCGTGATTCGCGGCGTTACGGTTGGTCCTGCAAAGGGTCTTGTCGCCGAGTACTTCGCCGCGCTGGGGCAGAAGCCGATCTCCGCTCCGGTGGATGTGACGAACTTCGGCTGGCTCGCGATGGGGCAGCCTACGCACGTATTCGATCTCGACACCCTTGAGGGCGGCATCGTCGTCCGCCGTGCGAAGGCCGGCGAGAAGCTGCGGCTGCTCGACGGCACCGAGCGCACGCTCGTGGCGGACGACCTGGTGGTTGCCGACGAAAAGAAGGCGCTGGGCTTGGCGGGTGTGATGGGTGGATGGGACTCGCGCGTAACCGAGACCACGAAGAACATCCTCGTCGAGGCCGCCTGGTTCGATCCGGCGACGATTCGCGCGAGTTCGCGCCGTCACGGGCTGCATACCGACGCGAGCCATCGCTTTGAACGCGGGGCGGACTTCAATGCCGCGCCGCTGGGAAACCATCTGGTTACACGCCTGGTCGTCGAGCAATCGGGCGGCGAGGTTGTTGGCCCGCTTGTGGATGTGATCGTCCCGGAGCTGCAGGCAAAGACCTCCGAGCGCGCTCCGATTGTGCTTCGCGTCAGCGAGGTGCAGCGGCACCTGGGCACGACACTTGAAGATGCCACGTGGAGCGGTGGTGAGAACACCTCGGGGCTAAGTGAAAACGTCGTCGAGCAATATCTCGGAGCCCTGGGTTGCGTGCTTACGCCGACGGGTGCGGTCGCAGGCGAGTACGGCGTCCAGCTGCCGAGCTGGCGTCTCGACCTCGAACGCGAGATCGACCTCATCGAAGAGGTGGCGCGCGTCTACGGCTACAACAAGTTTGCCGACACGCTGCCCACGTTTGCCGGCACGGTCGTCGAACAGCCGCACGCGGAGCAGGAGCACACGATTCGCGAGACCCTGCGCTCGCTCGGCTTCAGCGAGGCGATCTCCAGCACGTTTACCTCCGCCGAAGAGGCCGCGACGTTCGGCGATGCGAAGACCGGTGCGGTGGCGATGGGCAACCCTCTCAGCGAAGAGGCCGGAATGCTGCGGCCGTCGCTGGTGCCGGGTATGGCCACGATGCTGGCTCACAACCTGCATCGCGACGTAACGGATGTGCGGTTGTTCGAGATGGGCACGGTCTTTACCGGATCGACCGCCGAGGTGAGGGAACACACAGGACTCGCTCTGGGCGCGACCGGAGCGGCTGTTGCTACTTCGTTATACGGCGCGCAGGATGCGTTGTTCTACGAGATGAAGGGCGCCATTGAGCGTCTGCTCGCAAAGTTTGCAGGGTCTGTGCGGTTCGACGCCGAATCGCTTCCGGCATGGATCGAGCCCGGACGCGGAGCGCGAGCTCTGCTGGAGGGCGAAGTCGTCGCGGTCTTCGGAGAACTGAGCGCGGCCGAGTCGCAGCGCCGCAAGCTGCGCCAGACCTGCGTATTTGCCGAGGTCCGCGCGGAACTCCTCTTGCTCCGTACGCTGCGCCAGCCGGTCTCGCGGGAGATCTCGCGCTACCAGGCTGTCGAGCGGGACTTCTCGTTTGTCTTCCCGGACGCCGTGCGCTGGGAGCAGATCGCGGAAGCCTTGCGTGGCCTGAACATCGCCGAGACGCAGCGCATCGCGCCGGTGGAGATCTTCCGCGACGCCAAGGGCAAGGCGGTTGCTGCCGGACACTACTCGGCCCTGGTGCGAGTGGTGTTCCAGTCGAACGAGCGCACGCTGACCGAGGAAGATCTTGGCGGTTGGTCGGAGAAGACGGTGAGTGCGTTGGTTGGTTTGGGTGGAGCACAACGCGCGTAGAGGGCATAGCGCTTTTAGCTTTTGTCGTTGCCTGTTTTTCGTCGTCATCCTGAGCGGTACGCGAAGGACCCCCGCATTGCGGGTTGCCACAGAAGATCGTACCCACCAAGAATGTGCGGGTACGATCTCGTGGCCGTCCCATGCGCCTTGGTGCCACCACAAAATGTGGGGTTCCTTCGCCTACGGCTCAGGATGACGACGAAAAACGGACAACAGCTAAGGCAAATACAACATAAAGGCATTCAAAAAGGTTCCCCCTCGAATTCCATGCCTCAAATCCACTACGCAAATCGCTATACTTCGACCTGATTTACTGTAAGTTCGGAGGCAACGGAAAAGATGAGTTCATCGACCATCAGCGTGGACGAGTTCCAGGCGCTGGAACAGAAGGTACTGCAGACCGTCGAGCTCATCAAAAAAGAGCGTGAAGCTCGCGCTGTTGCCGAATCCGAACGTGACGCAGCGCGTACCGAGGCAGCTTCACTCCGCGAAAAGCTGGCTACTGCCAGCGGCGCGCAGGCCGAAGTGGAGAGCCTGAACCGCGAGCGTGAGGCTGTGAAGCTGCGCGTGGAGAAGATGCTCGCACAGATGGATGAACTTCTTTAGGAAATAAGGGTAGGAGTAGCGTTGGCGGAGATGCAACAAAGAAGTGCGGCGGAGGTTTCACGGTCCGAACTGGCGGCGCAGGCTGCAGGCGCGGTCGTGGTTGAAATCTACGACCAGGTCTATCAACTGCGGGGAACCGACCCTGCCTATATCGAGAAGCTTGCGGGCATCGTCGATGCCAAGATGCGTGCCGTATCCGCGCATGGCGCGACGGTCGATTCGTTGCGCGTAGCCGTGCTGGCGGCGCTGAACATCGCCGATGAACTGGTGGCCTTACGCGCGCGGTTCGACACCCTGAACAGCAGCCTGAACCAGGCGCAGAACTCGACGCGAACCCGCGCGGGATCGCTGATGGGCATGCTGGATGAAGTGCTGACCGAGCGCAAGGCCGGCTAAACAGCTCTTCTGTTCTCTCGTATCACACCAGAATGATCAACGGGGGAGACTCATCTCCTCACCGTTGACCTCCAGGCATCGGTATTCAGCTTCTTCGCATGATTCCGTCGTTAAAGTTGGGGCTCGAACTCGGAGCGCTCCTTTGTCGGCTTATAGGCGCTCCAGGCGTCCTTCCATTTTTTGACGGCTCCTGTTTCCGTGCCGCCCTTCGATGAGGGCATGGTCGTTTCTCTGACCGCATCATCCCAGGGCGCCCCACAAGGCAGAATTGTCCCAGCAGTATTCGACAACCAGAATTGGACGCCCTGACTTACCAGAGGATTTTTGCGGTTGCGATAAACCCATCGGAGCTCCGAATGAGTGATCGTTCGCTCTTTGTCTATGCCTCCTGGCGCTTTACCTCTTGGATCATCTTCAGCAAGAACTTTGCCGGCGGCATCAGTAAATTTGTGAGTCTTTGTCACGACTGCAGCCATATCGATATCGTCCAGAACGAAATGGATGTGACCCACATTGTTCCTCAGGGCCCAGTCCAATCCAAACTTCGATTTCGCACGCCATGCAGCGTTCAACTCCACGTCAGTCGCTTGCGGGTCATTGGCAAAACTTTCGTCGTCGAAGCCGTATTTCGCTATTTTCGAGTAGTAATCCTTATATTGGGGGTGCTTTTTATTTTTCGCCAGAAACTGCTGCCAAGAGGCCTTTGCTACGGTTGGCGCCCCCTCCGCTATAGCTACACTCTTCTTGAACATGTCGACGGTTACAGCTCGACCATCCCCAGTCGAGATCTCATTCACGAACTTCATGATAAGTCTTCTGCGCGACGGGGAAAATCCATAAACTAGATCTCCTGACGTGTAAGTGTTTTTGAACGGCGAGTTAAATGGCATAGATCTTCCTTGCTTCGACTTTCACCTGGATTGCACCCATCTTCTGGCTGCGAACGGTGTGAATATCCGCGTTATACCCGCTTCTCCATGGAAGCGATGTACGACCTCTAGCAATTGGTCACGGTCTCCTGCCAGCCGCTGCACAACTGTCCCGCCTGGAATCACTCTTGCCTCGGAACGTTGTCGACATTGTTCGTACTGTCCACCTCAGTTTGCGTGCTGAAAGTGATAACACTCGCTGCTCAGATTTATTCCTGATGACCGGGTGTGCAGGTGCAGGTCGGTAAGACGAGACGGCTCAAATCCATAAAATTTAGCTCTGACAACGAGCCATTCTGAAGAGTTCGAGAATATTCAGGAAAGTTTCTTGCGAATCGCATTCCAACGCGGGATGATGCTCACACACGGAGAGTATGTGATGAATCGGATGTTGCAAGGTCTTGTCTTGTTGTTTGCCGTTGGAACGATCTCCGCGCAGGTGCCGGACGCCGCGCAGAAACCCTTTGCCGACGGTGGAAAGTACGAGCAGGGCAAGCAGCTCTCTGCTGCCATGGACAGCTATCACGCTGCCTTGAAGGCCTCCGGTGGGCATTGCCTGCCGTGCCTGGATGCGTTGGCGCGCGTGCAGATGAACATGGAGCTGTACAAGGATTCGGCGGGCACAGCCGCGCAGATCGCAGCGCAGTCGCCGGATGCGAAGTCGAAGGCTGAAGCGGAGTTTCGCGAAGGTCTGGCCTGGTTCCGGCTGTATTTTGCCCAGACCGAGGGCGAAGGCGCGATCGACAAAGATCCCAAACACGCGGCGAATTCGTTGAAGCAGGCCGAAGCGGCATTGAAGCAGGGAGAGACGGACGATCCAGGCGATGAGGTCGTGCGCATGCTGCACGGCCACGTGCTGGCCGAGATGAAGCACGACGAAGAGGCAAGCCGCGAGTTCACGGCCTGCGCTGCCGCCAGCGGAACCAGCCCGGAAGAGTGCGCCCGCGCCCAGCGCTTTGCGAAGGACGTATCGCTGGCCCGCGGAGAGCCTGTCCCGGCCTTTGAGGCGAAGACGATGGACGGCAAGACCGTATCGCTCGACTCGCTCGCGGGCAAGGTCGTCCTGGTGGACTTTTGGGCGACGTGGTGCACCTACTGCAAACGCGACTCCGACTACATCCAGTCGATGCTCGACTCCTTCGACGACGGCCGCTTCGTGCTGTTGGAGGTCAACGTGGACGAGAGCGAAGCGGCCTGGAAGCATTACGTGGAGGACGAACGCCTGCATGGCGTGCAGACGCGCGACGACAGCAAAGAGCTGCGCTCGCTGTTTCACGTGAGCGGCTATCCGACGTACGTGATCTTCGACGGCGACGGCATCGTGCGAGAGCGTGCCGTGGGCATTGAGGGCGATCTGCGAGGCACAGTACGCAAGCTGCTGGCGACGGTTCCAGCCGTGCCTGCGGACGCGCGTACGCTGCTTCCAAAGCCGGCGGCTGAGTAAGCTCAATACCGACGAATCACATATTTCGTCCCCCACACAGAAACGTCATCCTGAGCGGAGCGCCTCGCGTTTTTTGCGAGGTGCGCAGTCGAAGGACCCCGAAGGACTTGATCTCACCCATGATCTCGGGACCTTTTCCAGCACGAAGATCCAGACTCGAACGTTCGGGGTAGAAAAGGGGCGAAGGACATGGGCAGGATTGCAACCCTCGGGGTCCTTCGACTCCGCGTCCCCAAAGGCGGGACGCTGCGCTCAGGATGACGCTTCTGTGGAAGGGGCAAGGCAAAAGCTATGTTTGGAAGAAAACATAGCCCTTCCTTCATAAATAGCGATAAAAATCAACCGGCGCGGCGCAGTTGCACATTGCCGCGCCGACCATTAGCATCCATCAGAGAGACCGGCCTGCAAAGCAGGTACACGAACAACGCAGGTTGAACCAATAATCATTGAACAGGGGTCCAGCTCGTATACATGGCTC encodes:
- a CDS encoding cell division protein ZapA, yielding MQQRSAAEVSRSELAAQAAGAVVVEIYDQVYQLRGTDPAYIEKLAGIVDAKMRAVSAHGATVDSLRVAVLAALNIADELVALRARFDTLNSSLNQAQNSTRTRAGSLMGMLDEVLTERKAG
- a CDS encoding TlpA disulfide reductase family protein; translation: MRIAFQRGMMLTHGEYVMNRMLQGLVLLFAVGTISAQVPDAAQKPFADGGKYEQGKQLSAAMDSYHAALKASGGHCLPCLDALARVQMNMELYKDSAGTAAQIAAQSPDAKSKAEAEFREGLAWFRLYFAQTEGEGAIDKDPKHAANSLKQAEAALKQGETDDPGDEVVRMLHGHVLAEMKHDEEASREFTACAAASGTSPEECARAQRFAKDVSLARGEPVPAFEAKTMDGKTVSLDSLAGKVVLVDFWATWCTYCKRDSDYIQSMLDSFDDGRFVLLEVNVDESEAAWKHYVEDERLHGVQTRDDSKELRSLFHVSGYPTYVIFDGDGIVRERAVGIEGDLRGTVRKLLATVPAVPADARTLLPKPAAE
- a CDS encoding four helix bundle protein; the encoded protein is MRASQRVSESASQRRTRHFRDLIAWQKAMSLAKNVYTLTAVFPDSERYGLISQMRRAAVSVPSNIAEGHGRLTDRSFRLFLAQARGSLFELETQLELAIDLKFCVREVAAALLADCNEVARIINGLLKTLEEENGAAANS
- the pheT gene encoding phenylalanine--tRNA ligase subunit beta, producing MNILTKWLRSYLPELPVDDRQLAEDLTLRGIAVEGEFDASCGGARYEMDITTNRVDAMNHYGVAREAAAIYDVALAPLNEGTAAPIVETVAGEGFPVRIEARDLCGRFTARVIRGVTVGPAKGLVAEYFAALGQKPISAPVDVTNFGWLAMGQPTHVFDLDTLEGGIVVRRAKAGEKLRLLDGTERTLVADDLVVADEKKALGLAGVMGGWDSRVTETTKNILVEAAWFDPATIRASSRRHGLHTDASHRFERGADFNAAPLGNHLVTRLVVEQSGGEVVGPLVDVIVPELQAKTSERAPIVLRVSEVQRHLGTTLEDATWSGGENTSGLSENVVEQYLGALGCVLTPTGAVAGEYGVQLPSWRLDLEREIDLIEEVARVYGYNKFADTLPTFAGTVVEQPHAEQEHTIRETLRSLGFSEAISSTFTSAEEAATFGDAKTGAVAMGNPLSEEAGMLRPSLVPGMATMLAHNLHRDVTDVRLFEMGTVFTGSTAEVREHTGLALGATGAAVATSLYGAQDALFYEMKGAIERLLAKFAGSVRFDAESLPAWIEPGRGARALLEGEVVAVFGELSAAESQRRKLRQTCVFAEVRAELLLLRTLRQPVSREISRYQAVERDFSFVFPDAVRWEQIAEALRGLNIAETQRIAPVEIFRDAKGKAVAAGHYSALVRVVFQSNERTLTEEDLGGWSEKTVSALVGLGGAQRA